The Thermococcus sp. genomic sequence ATCTCGCTTCCAAAATCCCTCAAAAAGCGCTCCCAGATTACCCTCACTGCCTTTGTTTCGACCCCCTTGCCTATTACCATCGCTATTATCTCCGCCAAAGGAGCCATCTTTAGATAGGGAGGCCTGTCCTCAGGCCTTTCGTTGGTATCGGCCAGCTCCAGAATTCTGTCCCTCACCCCCTTCTTTATCCTCCCACCACACTTGGGACATTTCCATTTGAAAGCTTTGGCCTCCCCAAGAGAATAGTGGGTGTAACAGCGCGAACATGCAGTGAGATGGTACTTGCCAAGCCTAGGGTCGAGACCGGCGTTGAGAACGATTCTCCTGCCACCCCGTTTGAGGATGGCTTTTCTAATCTCCTCAAAGGTTGCCTCCTTAACATCGAAGCGGTTGAACTCCCTGCCTAGGCGGTGGGGCATCGGTGAGTGAGCGTCGCTGTTGCTTAGATAGGTCAGCCCGTGGTGGGCCTTTATCATGTCGGCCATCTCGCTATCAGCGGAAAGGCCAAGCTCAAGGAAGTGAATTCTCGTCCCGTCGTAGGCTTCTTTGAGACTGTCGTACTCCTTGTAGAGGCTTGTCCAAGGAGTGAATGCATGGGCCGGACCTATGAGAACGTCGAGCTCGTTTGAAAGGTCGGCTATTTCAGAGGCCGAGAGGCTCAGGTGGGGCCTCCCTTCTGTATCAATGTCGCTCGAATAGGGCCTTAGCCTCTCGCGCATCTCCCTCACGGTCTCGATGCTCGGGAAAATCAGGACGTGGTGGACCCTTCTGTTGTCCTCGACTTCCGTCGTCAAAAGAAACCTTATCCCGTTCCTCTCGTAGGTGCCTTCATCAACTTTTCTGGCATATCTGAGGAGTTCCCTCTCCCACATCGGGTTCAGTATGTCGCCCGTTCCAACGATGGATAGACCCTTAAAGCGCGCGTTTTCGGCGAGGTTGGGAACCGTCATTGCCTTTGAGACGGCCTTTGAATAGCGCGAATGAATGTGAAGGTCGGCATCAACGAGCATTCCACCACCGTGGAAAGTCCTGTGGACAATCTAAAAAGCTTCTCCCAAACCCTTATAACCCAGATTTTAGAGTTGAAAACGGTGATATCATGAAAGTCGAGGGATTTGTGGCATCACTCAGAAACGCCGAGACAATCGGCGAGCTGTTTAAGATACTTCAGGAGAAGGGAGCGCCTGTAGTGGAGCTCGACGGCCAGAGGTTCCTAATAGTTGTTGAGGGCGACTTCGAGGGGAGACCCTTCTGGACCGAGATAAACGGAGAGAAGGCCAACCAAGCTCTGGGTGATGCCATGCTCAATTCATCAAGCTTTCCCTTCAAGTGCAAGAGACCTTACACCGGTGGAAACGTCATTTTCGTTAACTTTGACGACATCGAGGTCGAGAAGTTTCTGGTTGCCTACCGCGACCCTGACTACGGCATATTCTACCTCGTCGAGAACGGCGAGGCTAAGGAGATAACCGGTGAAGAATACGAGAAGCTCAAGGGAAAGATGTCAGAGTTCAAGATAAAGAGCATGAGTGAGGAGCAAATGGACATGATGGGAGCCTTCTTCGGTTGAGACCATGAACAGGGAATGGGATCTCAGAAGATATGTCGAAAAGTGGTCGATACTCCTTGGAATTTCTGCTATAGCAGGATTAGTTGGTGGTCTGGGTGCCCTAATCTTCAGGCTGATGATAGACGCCTTCCACAACCTCTTTTTTAGAAGAGTCCTTTCGGAGGTCTCATTTACCGTTGGGGGAATAAACTTCGGCTACATACTCCTCCCAGTTCTCGGAGCGTTTCTGATTGCCCCTATGGTCAAGAAGTACCCGGAACTGAGGGGCAACGGTGTTCCGGAGGTCATAGAGGGTATAATATTCAAGAGCGGGAAGATAGGGGCAAAGCTGGCCTTTCTAAAAACCCTCGCAACGGCGATTTCCATAGGCTCAGGTGCACCGCTGGGCCGTGAAGGTCCCTCCGCCTTTATAGGGGCGGCGCTTGATTCTGCACTAGCCGAGAGGCTACCCAAATCCCAAGCCAGAAAACTGATAACCACCTGCGGTCTTGCCGCGGGAATAGCGGGAACCTTCAACACACCCCTCGCAGGGGCGTTTTTTGCCCTCGAAGTAATCTACATGGGCGCAATAACGATAAACCTCGTCCCGATATTTGTCTCTGCCATAATTGGAAACGCTATAACGCTCGTGGTTCTCCACAACCCTGTACGCTTCCCGGTTCTTAACCCCTCAATAAGTGTTCTAGTTGGAATTCCCTTCTATTTCTTCCTCGGTATTATCCTTGGTCTAATAGGTTATGGGTACACAAGGGCACTCTACAGGGCGACGGATTTTTTTGATGAGCTTTCCCGGAGGTATTCTTTTGAGCTACGTCTCTTTATCGGTGCCATTGGGATAGGATTGATAGGAATGCTGTTTCCCCACGATGGCATTTTTGGGGTGGGGTTCGGGGGTATAAAAGACGCTCTTCTCGGTAAGTTCACACTTGAAACTCTCCTGATACTGGCCGTCGCTAAAATGGTCGCGACCCTTCTTGCGATAAGTTCTGGGTTTTCGGGAGGAATATTCGCCCCAAGTCTGTTCATCGGAACGATGCTGGGCTCTGCATTCGGTGTCGTTGTTTCCCATTTTATCCCCTCAAACGTTGAGGCCTATGCCCTGGCGGGAATGGCGGGATTTTTCTCCGCGTCAACACAGGCCCCGCTGACGCAGATAATAATGATAACAGAGATGTCAGGCACCTACGCCTACTCACCGGGTGTTGCATTGACTTCAGTTGTAGCGTTTTTAACCGCTAGAGCATTCTTCAAAGGTTCATCTATCTATACAATTAAACTCGAGAAGAAAGGAATCCGAATAAAAACCGGAAGGCCGTTGATTCTCGAAACGATAGCGGTTCACGAGATAATGAGCACGGACGTTGTTAAAATCAATGAAAAGAGACCGCTCATTGAAGTTGAGAGTATAATAGCTCACACTGGTCACGATTTTCTTCCAGTTGTTGATGATGAGGGTAGGGTCGTTGGTATAGTGGGCGTCCCCGATATTCTGGGAAAATCAACATCAATCAAGAAACTTCCCGTTGAAAGGTTTATGAGACGTAGCTTTGCCGTGGTAACGCCGATGGAAACAGCCCAAGATGCCCTTGAAAAAATCCTGATGAACGATCAGAACCTCCTTCCCGTTGTTAATGAAACCGGCAAACTCATTGGTGTCGTGACCAAGAAGGACATCTACCGTGCCTATTACTA encodes the following:
- a CDS encoding TIGR00375 family protein, which translates into the protein MLVDADLHIHSRYSKAVSKAMTVPNLAENARFKGLSIVGTGDILNPMWERELLRYARKVDEGTYERNGIRFLLTTEVEDNRRVHHVLIFPSIETVREMRERLRPYSSDIDTEGRPHLSLSASEIADLSNELDVLIGPAHAFTPWTSLYKEYDSLKEAYDGTRIHFLELGLSADSEMADMIKAHHGLTYLSNSDAHSPMPHRLGREFNRFDVKEATFEEIRKAILKRGGRRIVLNAGLDPRLGKYHLTACSRCYTHYSLGEAKAFKWKCPKCGGRIKKGVRDRILELADTNERPEDRPPYLKMAPLAEIIAMVIGKGVETKAVRVIWERFLRDFGSEIRVLVDVPVKELARVHEDVAKAIWAYRNEKLIVIPGGGGKYGEIRLPEEIRRAKIEELDSVDVELPGEKPKQRSITEFLGVKH
- a CDS encoding chloride channel protein, which gives rise to MNREWDLRRYVEKWSILLGISAIAGLVGGLGALIFRLMIDAFHNLFFRRVLSEVSFTVGGINFGYILLPVLGAFLIAPMVKKYPELRGNGVPEVIEGIIFKSGKIGAKLAFLKTLATAISIGSGAPLGREGPSAFIGAALDSALAERLPKSQARKLITTCGLAAGIAGTFNTPLAGAFFALEVIYMGAITINLVPIFVSAIIGNAITLVVLHNPVRFPVLNPSISVLVGIPFYFFLGIILGLIGYGYTRALYRATDFFDELSRRYSFELRLFIGAIGIGLIGMLFPHDGIFGVGFGGIKDALLGKFTLETLLILAVAKMVATLLAISSGFSGGIFAPSLFIGTMLGSAFGVVVSHFIPSNVEAYALAGMAGFFSASTQAPLTQIIMITEMSGTYAYSPGVALTSVVAFLTARAFFKGSSIYTIKLEKKGIRIKTGRPLILETIAVHEIMSTDVVKINEKRPLIEVESIIAHTGHDFLPVVDDEGRVVGIVGVPDILGKSTSIKKLPVERFMRRSFAVVTPMETAQDALEKILMNDQNLLPVVNETGKLIGVVTKKDIYRAYYYAIEGIYLW